GATCCTGACATGGCCGCCCCTCGCTGCGATCTATGGCCGCGACTATTTCCTGTCAGACGCGATCATTTACGGCGCCTGGGATGTGGTTTTGGCGTGGGTGTTGCCGCCGATCGTGACCGTGTTGTTCTGGAATGCCTACGCCGCGACGCCCGGCAAGATGCTGATCGGAGCGCGCATTGTCGACGCCTACACGTTCGAGAAACCGTCTCTCTGGCGATATGCGCTGCGTTACGCGGGGTATGTCGCCAGCGCGCTGCCGTTTTTGCTCGGCTACGTCGGCATCGCGTTCACCAAACGCAAGCAGGGGCTGCACGACGCCATCGCGCGGACGGTGGTGATCCGCGCGCGGCCGCGCCTCGTGCCGATCGCGGTGGTCGCGTGTCTCGACGCGCTCGCGTTCGGCGCGGCGATCGCCTTGGTCGTCTGGGCGAGTCTTTCGCCCGAGGATCGCGCCGCGCTGCTGCCGTGGTGAGGCCGGGGGGGGGCAAGACGGCGATGGACAAAATGGACCAAATGGACGGAATGGACATGGCCAACGAAATGCCTGGCGCCCCGAAACCGTCCTGGCGCTTCAATCCCAATTCCCAATTCCCAATTCCCAATTCCCTATTTGTGCTAATATCCCGGCCGCGCGAGATTCCGCGCGAGGAGCCATGGACGCCCACGTCCGACCGTTCAGCATCCTTCCCCAGCCCGACGAGACAAGTTGCGGACCGACGTGCCTGCACGCGGTCTATCGCCACTTCGGGGACGATCATCCGTTGACCGATATCACCGAGGAGATCCGCTGGCTCTCAAGCGGGGGGACGCTCGCCGTTTTTCTCGGATGCCACGCGCTTTCCCGCGGATATCGCGCGACGATCCACACCTTCAACATGGACGTCTTCGATCCCACGTGGTTTACATCCGGCGCCGACCTTGCCGCCAAATTGCGCGCGCAGCTTCTGGCCAAGCGCCGCGCGAAAATGCGCGTCGTGACCGAGGGATTCCTCGAGTTCTTGCGTCTTGGCGGGCAGGTTGTATTCGAGGACCTGACGACGCGCCTTTTGCGCCGCTATCTTGCCAAAGCCACGCCCGTCATCGCGGGCCTGTCCGCGACTTATCTCTACCGAGAAGCGCGCGAAGAGCCGCTCTCCGGCCGCGAGGACGACATCCGCGGCGAGCCCGTCGGCCATTTCGTCGTGCTTTGCGGTTACCGACCCGAAACGCGCGAGGTGACCGTGGCCGACCCGCTGCGCGACAACCCCTATTCGGATACCCACATGTACGACATCCACATCGAGCGCGTCCTCGGCGCGATCCTTCTCGGGACGCTGACGCACGACGACCATCTGCTGATCCTCGCGCCGCCCGCCGCGCCCGTGCGTTCCTGAGCCGTGAATATCTATCTCGTCGTCGAAAAGCCGAAGGACTGGCCGCTGGCCATTCCGGGCGTGCAGGTGATCGCCGCGCGGGAATACCTGACCGGCCCGCCGGTGGCCGGCCGCGGCGTGCGCGTGTTCAACCTGTGCAAGTCGTATCGATACCAGAGCCTCGGATACTACGTGTCGCTTCTGGCCGACGCGCGCGGGCACAAGCCGCTGCCGCGAACCAGCACGATTCTCGACATGAAATCGCTTTCGCACGTGCGCTTCGTGTCCGAGGACCTGGACGATCTGATCGAAAAGAGCCTTGCGCGTCTTGCGAGCGACCGCTTCACGCTGTCGATCTATTTCGGCCGGAACGTCGCCAAGCAGCACGATCGTCTCGCGTCCAAGCTGTTCGCCATGTTCCGCGCGCCGCTTCTGCGCGCGACCTTTTCGCGCAACGGCGGCTGGCATCTGACGAGCGTCGGTCCGATCCCCGCCGCGGACATCCCGCCGGAGCATCACCCCTTCGTGATCGAGGCGGCGAACGCGTTTTTCGAGTCGCGCTCCCAATCGAAATCCACGCGCCCCGCGCGCTTCGACCTGGCGATCCTCTACAGCGAGGACGACCCCTCGCCGCCGTCCGACGAGCGCGCCATCGCGAGGTTCGTGCGGGCGGCCAAACGCCTGTCCATCGAGGCGGAAATCATCGACAAGACGGACTACGACCGCGTCGCGGAGTTCGACGGTCTGTTCGTGCGTGAAACGACAAGCGTGCCGCATCACACCTTCCGCTTCGCGCGGCGCGCCGTGTCCGAGGGACTCGCGGTCATCGACGATCCGGAATCGATCCTGCGCTGCTCGAACAAGGTCTTCCTCGCCGAGCTGCTCTCGCATCATCGCATTCACACGCCGCGCACCGTCGTCGTGCATCCGAACAATATCGACGAGGTGGAAAGGACGATCGGTTACCCGTGCGTCGTCAAGCAGCCCGACAGTGCGTTTTCGATGGGCGTCTTCAAGGTTGAAAACCGCGCCGCCCTCATCGAACGCGTGGACGCGCTGCTCGATCGCTCCGAGTTCGCGATCGCGCAGGAATTCCTGCCCACGCCCTTTGACTGGCGCGTTGGCGTGCTGGATCGGCAGCCGCTTTTCGTCTGCAAATACCACATGGCGTCGCGCCATTGGCAGATCATCCGACACAGCCGCGAAAAGGCGTATTATGGAAAGGTGGAAACGATCCCGGTCGAAGCCGCGCCGCCGCGCGTCGTCAGCGCCGCCGTCCGCGCCGCGAATCTCGTCGGCGACGGCCTCTACGGCGTCGACGTCAAGCTCGTCGGAGGCCGGCCCTACGTGATCGAGGTCAACGACAACCCGAACATCGAGTCCGACATCGAGGACAAGGTGCTCGGCGACGAGCTGTACGACCGCGTGATGCGCGCGTTCCTCGCGCGCATGAGCCGCAAGAGAGGAATCGGCCCATGAGGACGCCGCTTGGCCTGTTTGACGCCTACGGCATCGAAATCGAATACATGATCGTCGACGACATCACGCTCGACGTGAAGCCCATCGCCGACAAGGTGCTCTTCCAGCTTGCCGGTGTGTACGCCCCCCAGCTCGCCGTTGGCGAACTGACGTGGAGCAACGAATTGGCCGCGCATCTGCTGGAACTGAAGGTGACCGACCCCGCGCCGACTTTCGCGGGCGTCGCCGCGCTGTTCGATTCCGGCGTCGGCCGCGTCAACGACATCCTTGCCGAGATGGGCGCGCGCCTTCTGCCCGGCGGCATGCATCCCTGGATGGATCCGGCGCGCGAATCCGGAATCTGGGAACACGACGGCCGCGCGATCTACGAGACGCTCGACCGCATGTTCGACGTCCGCCGCCACGGCTGGCTGAACCTCCAGAGCACGCACCTCAACCTGCCGTTTTCGGGCGACGAGGAATTCGGGCGTCTGCACGCGGCGGTGCGCCTGCTGCTGCCGATCATGCCGGCGCTCGCCGCGTCGAGCCCCGTGTTCGACGGCAAATTGGCCGGCGCACTCGACGCGCGGCTCGAACATTATCTCGTCAACCAGGAGGAGATCCCGTTTCTCGTCGCCGGCGGCGTGCCCGAACCCGTCTACACGCGCAAGGAGTACGGCGAGATCATCGCCCGCATCGAGCGCGAGATCGCCGTTCACGATCCCGCGCGCGTGTTGCGCGCCAAGTGGGTGAATTCGCGCTACGCCATTCCCCGCTTCGACCGCGACACCGTCGAGATCCGCATCCTCGACGCGCAGGAGTGCCCCAAGGCCGACATCGGCATCGGCGCGCTCATCGCGTCCGTGCTGCGTTCGATGACAAACGGGCGGTGGATCGATGTCGAAACGCAAAAAGCCTGGCCGACCAAGACGCTGCGCGAGATCGCGGCGGCGGTCATCAAGAACGGCGGCGACGCGCTGATGTTCGATCCGGAATATCTGCGCGCGTTCGGCCAGCCGACCCGGGCGCCGATGCGCGCCCGCGACTTGTGGGGGCATCTCTTCGACGCGCACAAGGAAGACCTTGCCGCGGCCGACGCGGACGCGTTCGAGGGCATCCGCACCATTGTGGAAAAGGGTTGCCTGGCCGCGCGAATCGTCGATCGGCTCGGACCCGACCCGTCGCCCACGCGCATCAAGGGCGTGTGGCGCGAGTTGTCCGAATGCCTCGCGGCCGGGGCGATGTATGGCGAATAGGGGGGATATGGAAGGCGAAGGGCTCCGTGCGGGTGCGACGCTTTTACGGGCCGCAGGCCAGGAAAGGTGTGCGCGGTCCGCTCGGCACACCTTTGACCTCGCACGCTCGGTCAAAAGGGCGGCACCCGTCCATCCTGTCCATTCGGTCTGTGACGTCCATGATGTCCATTCGGGCACCGGCACTCGATACGCGCGGCGTATGGATTGCCTCGATTAACCCCCCTATAATGCGCACCTCAATTTCCATTGGCGGCCGCGTCCCATGTGCGGACCGGCGGAGGAAGGGATCATGACCAAGTGGTGGATTCTTGTGCTCGTCGCGATCGCGGCCCTTTCGGTTTCCATCGTCGCTTGCGGCGATGACGACGACGACGACGATGATGATGACGCGGCGGACGACGACGCGGACGACGATGACGACGACTCCGCCGACGACGATACCGGCGCCGACGACGACATGGATGACGACGCCGATGACGACGATATGGATGACGACGACGCCGATGACGACGACGCCGACGACGACACGGACGAAGGCACGCCGATCTCGCAATACGCGCTGTTGCTCGAAAACGCGAAGGTCAATATCGCGACCGGCGGGATCGACTTCGACCGCGCGTTCATCTCGACGTCCGGAACGATGACGATCGACCAGATCGGCACGACGACCGGCGCGACGTTCGAAGGTTCGCTTCAGACCGTCGGCTTCACGCAGGCCGAAGTCGATTTTGACGCCGGCACCATCGGCATCCTGCAGGACGGCGACACCGGCGTGCTCGCGCTCGAGGAAGTGACCGCCACCATCACCGCCGTTCCCGTGAAAAAATCGTTCGACGTTTCCGGCACGCCGTCCGGCGCCAAGGCCGAAGCCTTCAACATGAGCGAGTTTACCCAGTGCGCTTCGCCGACATGCGTTTCCGCGGCGTATGCGTCGGTGACCGGCGTTTATCAGGTCTCCGAATACACCGACGGCATCCTCGCCACGAACGACTGGATGCTCATCTGGGCGATCCCCGGCGATGCAACCAACGGTTCGGTGTACGACTTGACGATCGAACTGGACGAATAGCTCATCCGCGCGCGGCGCGGCTTGAACAGCCGTTCAAAAACAACGGCGGCGAGTCCCTTCGGATTCGCCGCCGTTTGATTTCCGGCCACGCAAGAGAGCGCGGCGCTCGCCTGTTGCGCCGGATTATACGGCTTCAATGGCGAATGACAATGCAAGTATCGAGTGACGGCTGATTGCTGACGGCTGATCGGTGACCGCTGACCGCTTCTAAAAATCGTCGTCGAAATCGTCGTCGAGATTTTCGTCGAAGTCCTCGTCCACGTCCGTGCCGGCCATCGGCTTGCCGCCGTAAGCGGACGAATACATCGTCTCGGCGAGCTTGTGCGACGCGCGGTTAAGCTCGTCGATCGCCTTGCGGATCTCGCGCACATCTTCGGTACGCAGCGTCTCTTTCAGTTCGTAGATCGCGTTTTCGATCTGATCCATCTCCTGGTCGGAGAGGCGATCGGCGTATTCGCGCAGAGACTTTTCCGCGGTGTAAATGAGTCCGTCCGCGCTGTTTTTCAACTCCGCCAGCTCGCGCCGGCGCATGTCGTACTCGCGCTGGCCTTCCGCGTCGCGGATCATCTTGTCGATCTCGCCCTCGGACAGGCCGGAGGCGCCGGTCACCTGAATCGACTGCTTCTTGCCGGTGCCGAGATCCTTGGCCGAAACGTGAACGATGCCGTTGGCGTCGATGTCGAATGTGACCTCGATCTGCGGCACGCCGCGCGGCGCCGGCGGAATGCCGACAAGCTCGAAGCGGCCGAGGCTGCGGTTGTCCGCGGACATCTCGCGCTCGCCCTGAAGGACGTGCACCGTAACCGCGGGCTGGTTGTCCGCCGCGGTGGAAAATACCTGGCTCTTTTTCGTCGGGATCGTCGTGTTGCGCTCGATGATCTTCGTGAAGATACCGCCGAGCGTCTCGATGCCGAGCGACAGCGGCGTGACGTCGAGCAGAAGGACGTCCTTCACCTCGCCGCGCAGCACCGCGCCCTGGATGGCCGCGCCGATCGCGACGACCTCGTCCGGGTTGATGCCGACATACGGCTCCTTGCGGAAGATCTCGCGCACCTTGCGCTGCACCACCGGCATGCGCGTCATGCCGCCGACCAGGATGATGCGGTCGATATCTTCCGGCGAAAGCTCCGCGTCCTTCATCGCCTTCTCGCACGGCTCGATCAGGCGGTCGATCAGGTCCGCGACCAGTTCCTCGAGCTTCGTGCGCGTCAGCTTGACG
This DNA window, taken from bacterium, encodes the following:
- a CDS encoding RDD family protein → MPDPEPEARDHDAGVEYVGFWERLAAVAFDETLLAILTWPPLAAIYGRDYFLSDAIIYGAWDVVLAWVLPPIVTVLFWNAYAATPGKMLIGARIVDAYTFEKPSLWRYALRYAGYVASALPFLLGYVGIAFTKRKQGLHDAIARTVVIRARPRLVPIAVVACLDALAFGAAIALVVWASLSPEDRAALLPW
- a CDS encoding RimK family protein, with protein sequence MNIYLVVEKPKDWPLAIPGVQVIAAREYLTGPPVAGRGVRVFNLCKSYRYQSLGYYVSLLADARGHKPLPRTSTILDMKSLSHVRFVSEDLDDLIEKSLARLASDRFTLSIYFGRNVAKQHDRLASKLFAMFRAPLLRATFSRNGGWHLTSVGPIPAADIPPEHHPFVIEAANAFFESRSQSKSTRPARFDLAILYSEDDPSPPSDERAIARFVRAAKRLSIEAEIIDKTDYDRVAEFDGLFVRETTSVPHHTFRFARRAVSEGLAVIDDPESILRCSNKVFLAELLSHHRIHTPRTVVVHPNNIDEVERTIGYPCVVKQPDSAFSMGVFKVENRAALIERVDALLDRSEFAIAQEFLPTPFDWRVGVLDRQPLFVCKYHMASRHWQIIRHSREKAYYGKVETIPVEAAPPRVVSAAVRAANLVGDGLYGVDVKLVGGRPYVIEVNDNPNIESDIEDKVLGDELYDRVMRAFLARMSRKRGIGP
- the dnaK gene encoding molecular chaperone DnaK, producing MSKSIGIDLGTTNSCVALMEAGEPVVIANSEGSRTTPSMVAFTENNERHVGQIAKRQAITNPVNTVYAIKRLIGRKYNSAEIQRSKKMVPYKIIPADNGDAWVEVMGRSYSPAQISAMILEKMKQTAEDYLGEEVTDAVITVPAYFDDAQRQATKDAGTIAGLNVLRIINEPTAASLAYGLEQKADELIGVFDLGGGTFDISLLEISDGVFEVKSTNGDTFLGGEDFDQRIIEFLVKEFRNDTGIDLTSDKMAMQRLKEASEKAKHELSSVTETDVNLPFITADKSGPKHLNVKLTRTKLEELVADLIDRLIEPCEKAMKDAELSPEDIDRIILVGGMTRMPVVQRKVREIFRKEPYVGINPDEVVAIGAAIQGAVLRGEVKDVLLLDVTPLSLGIETLGGIFTKIIERNTTIPTKKSQVFSTAADNQPAVTVHVLQGEREMSADNRSLGRFELVGIPPAPRGVPQIEVTFDIDANGIVHVSAKDLGTGKKQSIQVTGASGLSEGEIDKMIRDAEGQREYDMRRRELAELKNSADGLIYTAEKSLREYADRLSDQEMDQIENAIYELKETLRTEDVREIRKAIDELNRASHKLAETMYSSAYGGKPMAGTDVDEDFDENLDDDFDDDF
- a CDS encoding glutamate--cysteine ligase — its product is MRTPLGLFDAYGIEIEYMIVDDITLDVKPIADKVLFQLAGVYAPQLAVGELTWSNELAAHLLELKVTDPAPTFAGVAALFDSGVGRVNDILAEMGARLLPGGMHPWMDPARESGIWEHDGRAIYETLDRMFDVRRHGWLNLQSTHLNLPFSGDEEFGRLHAAVRLLLPIMPALAASSPVFDGKLAGALDARLEHYLVNQEEIPFLVAGGVPEPVYTRKEYGEIIARIEREIAVHDPARVLRAKWVNSRYAIPRFDRDTVEIRILDAQECPKADIGIGALIASVLRSMTNGRWIDVETQKAWPTKTLREIAAAVIKNGGDALMFDPEYLRAFGQPTRAPMRARDLWGHLFDAHKEDLAAADADAFEGIRTIVEKGCLAARIVDRLGPDPSPTRIKGVWRELSECLAAGAMYGE
- a CDS encoding C39 family peptidase; protein product: MDAHVRPFSILPQPDETSCGPTCLHAVYRHFGDDHPLTDITEEIRWLSSGGTLAVFLGCHALSRGYRATIHTFNMDVFDPTWFTSGADLAAKLRAQLLAKRRAKMRVVTEGFLEFLRLGGQVVFEDLTTRLLRRYLAKATPVIAGLSATYLYREAREEPLSGREDDIRGEPVGHFVVLCGYRPETREVTVADPLRDNPYSDTHMYDIHIERVLGAILLGTLTHDDHLLILAPPAAPVRS